In Babylonia areolata isolate BAREFJ2019XMU chromosome 19, ASM4173473v1, whole genome shotgun sequence, a single window of DNA contains:
- the LOC143294127 gene encoding uncharacterized protein LOC143294127, with amino-acid sequence MKYDFSHVTSSPYCPKANGAAERAVQTVKNLMKKTEDPYLALLTYRATPLQHGLSPAELLMGRKLRTRIPTLPSCFAEGEGREEFRAKDAELKKKQKKDYDHAHRTRPSSELASGQPVWVKPAMTPGRVINTLPNRTYQVDTPRGHQRRNRIHLIPRDPNPERPKPVPRKLSTLFPKSLGADPVPDPVPDPSLSHHLSPEVPSRSPRTSQYLRRPQSAPASPDVKRSRSGRPIKTPQKLNL; translated from the coding sequence ATGAAGTATGATTTCAGTCATGTCACCAGCAGCCCCTACTGCCCAAAAGCAAATGGTGCTGCAGAAAGAGCTGTCCAGACAGTGAAAAATCTAATGAAGAAGACTGAAGATCCCTACCTGGCTCTGCTAACCTACCGAGCAACACCACTGCAACACGGTCTCAGCCCCGCAGAACTGCTCATGGGTAGAAAACTGCGGACCCGAATTCCCACACTGCCTTCGTGCTTCGCTGAAGGAGAAGGCAGGGAAGAATTCAGAGCAAAAGATGCggaactgaagaagaaacaaaaaaaggactaCGACCACGCTCATCGCACCAGACCTTCAAGTGAGCTGGCATCAGGCCAACCAGTCTGGGTCAAGCCAGCAATGACACCAGGAAGAGTCATCAACACTTTGCCGAATAGGACGTACCAGGTGGACACGCCGAGAGGACACCAGAGGAGGAACAGAATTCATCTGATTCCCCGTGATCCCAACCCTGAACGCCCCAAACCTGTCCCCAGGAAATTGTCCACACTCTTCCCCAAATCCCTGGGAGCCGATCCTGTCCCTGACCCTGTTCCTGACCCCAGTCTTTCCCATCACCTCAGTCCAGAAGTCCCTTCCCGGTCACCCAGAACCAGCCAGTATCTCCGTCGGCCACAGTCTGCACCTGCCAGCCCTGATGTGAAGAGGTCTCGAAGTGGACGACCGATCAAGACCCCACAAAAACTGAATTTGTAA